One Nitrososphaerota archaeon DNA window includes the following coding sequences:
- a CDS encoding alanine--glyoxylate aminotransferase family protein, with protein sequence MEDKLLLIPGPTNLSKRVRDAMAGPQLPHVGSEFYGTFKDIIGLARFVFRNEKAPQFVFTGSGTIGMESSVVSLVSHGDRTLTISTGYFGKRMLMLNQVHGAMADALEYEDGVHADPDDLRKKLRKSKYKAVFMTHVDTSTSVANPIKELVEECAKADVFAVVDGVCSVGGIPMDFDRLGADIVFTASQKALAGAPGAVLLAATERVLAYMEKRKKQIESYYMNLLRWRPIMEDPRMYLATPATQVLLALKEALLEVKAEGLEKRWARHRRLGELTRNRVEGWNFKFVADQGYRSDTVTAFWVKDGTAGDIQKRLEKEYGIVVARGIYEARDKMIRIGHFGILSPQTLESALKSMDQVLAKLHAVGEHAPLAAQH encoded by the coding sequence ATGGAAGACAAGCTGCTCCTGATCCCCGGACCCACCAACCTTTCCAAGAGGGTGAGGGATGCGATGGCGGGCCCCCAGCTTCCCCACGTCGGCTCGGAGTTCTACGGGACGTTCAAAGACATCATCGGTCTGGCACGCTTCGTTTTCAGAAATGAAAAGGCCCCCCAGTTCGTGTTTACAGGATCGGGGACCATCGGAATGGAGTCCTCGGTGGTGAGCCTCGTATCCCACGGGGACAGGACGCTGACGATCAGCACAGGGTACTTCGGGAAGAGGATGCTCATGCTAAACCAGGTGCACGGGGCCATGGCCGACGCCCTCGAGTACGAGGACGGTGTTCACGCCGACCCTGACGACCTCAGAAAGAAGCTCCGGAAGTCGAAATACAAGGCCGTATTCATGACCCACGTAGACACTTCGACGTCGGTCGCCAACCCGATCAAAGAGCTGGTCGAGGAGTGCGCAAAGGCTGACGTCTTCGCTGTCGTGGACGGGGTTTGCAGCGTAGGTGGGATTCCCATGGACTTCGACCGATTGGGTGCCGATATCGTCTTCACGGCTTCACAAAAGGCACTCGCAGGCGCCCCCGGTGCCGTTCTGCTCGCGGCCACGGAGAGGGTCCTCGCCTACATGGAGAAACGGAAGAAGCAGATTGAGTCGTACTACATGAACCTCCTGCGCTGGAGGCCGATCATGGAGGATCCCAGAATGTACCTCGCGACACCTGCGACGCAGGTCCTGCTTGCTCTCAAGGAGGCCCTGCTCGAAGTCAAAGCCGAGGGCCTTGAGAAACGGTGGGCGCGCCACAGGAGGCTGGGCGAGTTGACCCGCAACCGGGTCGAGGGGTGGAACTTCAAATTCGTAGCGGACCAGGGTTACAGGTCGGACACTGTGACAGCCTTCTGGGTAAAGGACGGGACTGCGGGGGACATTCAGAAGAGACTGGAGAAGGAATATGGGATCGTCGTCGCCCGAGGAATCTACGAAGCCAGGGACAAGATGATCAGGATCGGGCACTTCGGGATTCTCTCACCCCAGACCCTTGAGTCCGCCCTCAAGTCAATGGACCAGGTGCTCGCTAAGCTGCACGCGGTCGGGGAGCACGCGCCCCTCGCCGCCCAGCACTGA
- a CDS encoding HAD-IB family phosphatase produces the protein MKPEIVLASFDMDGTLLEHDSSWVAIHRHFGTTESGEASLKLYGEGKIDYREFMRRDISSWPRGVTRQAIDHILSRYKVRKEAPRTLEELRRRGIKTALVTSGIDILAEKVAEELRIDYWVANGLRFGRDGVVLPEGLGRVDPTRKDLAYKRLLGRIGVPSKKTIAVGDTIYDLRFLKSAAIGFMLAHTTRVSDPQIIHIDKLSEIFDHL, from the coding sequence TTGAAGCCGGAAATCGTCCTCGCCTCGTTTGACATGGATGGCACCTTGCTGGAGCACGACAGCAGCTGGGTGGCCATCCACAGACACTTCGGGACCACCGAGAGCGGAGAAGCGTCCCTGAAGCTCTACGGCGAGGGGAAGATAGACTACCGGGAGTTCATGCGAAGGGACATCTCTTCCTGGCCCAGGGGGGTGACACGGCAGGCCATCGACCATATCCTCTCAAGGTACAAGGTCAGGAAAGAGGCCCCCCGTACTCTCGAGGAACTGAGGAGGCGAGGCATTAAGACGGCCCTAGTCACCTCAGGGATAGACATTCTCGCAGAGAAGGTGGCGGAGGAGCTCCGCATCGACTACTGGGTTGCCAACGGCCTGCGGTTCGGCAGAGACGGGGTCGTCCTGCCTGAAGGGCTGGGCAGGGTAGACCCGACAAGGAAGGACCTGGCCTACAAGAGGCTCCTGGGGAGGATCGGAGTGCCTAGCAAGAAGACGATCGCAGTTGGGGACACGATATACGACCTGAGGTTCTTGAAGTCCGCCGCCATTGGTTTCATGCTGGCCCACACTACCAGGGTCAGCGACCCTCAGATTATCCACATCGACAAGCTCTCTGAGATATTCGACCACCTTTAG
- the argS gene encoding arginine--tRNA ligase — MKFLEFEEEASHLIVEACEALGYDASLVEVGLPPNPSYGDLSSATPLRIAKERKEDPAATAVKLADRIMTRSGHYRYVGSVAAHRGGYLNFTMDHARFTLDSLTEIASHKLIGTSDSGKESVVIEHTNVNPNKALHVGHARNLVLGDSLVRVMRHLGYKVHALNYIDDSGAQVADVIVGFKFLGISELPPAGMKFDVYCGDSVYTKVTKEYERDPSLKEKQSLVLREVEKGEGPLAEYTRSIVSRILADQLSTCWRLGAAYDLLNWESQLVHSGMWERIFELMKKNGDVKYQTEGENKGCWVIPDPDTGEEKVVVRSDGTVVYVAKDIPYAAWKIGLVPDPFGYEVYAESQPGYGALYSTTLGGKTGGHRFGGADLAISVIDTRQSYLQKIVGKVLERLGEGSQRRYLHRGYEVVALSKKTATQLGFTVEGAFVQMSGRKGLYVNVDSMLDVLQKKAKEETRKRNPSESEDWVGGVAEAIAVSALRYELLKQDPDKMIVFDMEESLRFEGDTGPYLLYTYARARRILEKTAGKPRVNLESAAKLSHPVEKALVKKISMLDKAVMKAGEYLSPKEVARFAHDLALAFNDFYESVQVNREPDESLRDARLALVDATSRVLAESMGLMGIPSRERI; from the coding sequence TTGAAGTTCCTCGAATTCGAGGAGGAAGCAAGTCATCTGATCGTGGAGGCGTGCGAGGCCCTAGGCTACGACGCTTCTCTGGTGGAAGTGGGTCTCCCTCCGAATCCTTCCTACGGCGACCTCTCCAGCGCGACCCCTCTCAGAATCGCAAAGGAGCGCAAGGAGGACCCCGCCGCAACCGCCGTGAAGCTTGCCGACCGGATCATGACTCGGTCGGGGCACTACCGCTACGTCGGGTCCGTAGCCGCGCACCGGGGTGGCTACCTCAACTTCACGATGGACCACGCAAGATTCACCCTCGATTCCCTTACGGAGATTGCCTCGCACAAGCTGATAGGGACCAGCGACAGCGGCAAAGAGTCCGTGGTGATCGAGCACACCAACGTCAACCCGAACAAGGCCCTCCATGTCGGACACGCCAGGAACCTGGTCCTGGGTGACTCGCTCGTACGTGTCATGCGCCATCTCGGGTACAAAGTGCACGCTCTGAACTACATCGACGACTCTGGCGCCCAGGTCGCCGACGTCATCGTAGGGTTCAAGTTCCTCGGCATCAGCGAACTCCCCCCTGCAGGGATGAAGTTCGACGTCTACTGCGGCGACAGCGTCTACACGAAGGTGACCAAGGAATACGAAAGGGACCCCTCCCTCAAGGAGAAGCAGTCTCTCGTGCTGAGAGAGGTCGAAAAGGGGGAAGGCCCGCTCGCCGAGTACACTCGGTCGATAGTGAGTAGGATCCTGGCGGACCAGCTGTCGACCTGCTGGCGGCTGGGTGCCGCCTACGACCTGCTAAACTGGGAGTCACAGCTCGTCCACTCCGGGATGTGGGAGCGCATCTTCGAGCTGATGAAGAAGAACGGCGACGTGAAGTACCAGACCGAGGGCGAGAACAAGGGGTGCTGGGTGATACCGGACCCAGACACCGGGGAGGAGAAGGTCGTAGTCCGGTCAGACGGAACGGTGGTTTACGTCGCGAAGGACATCCCCTATGCCGCCTGGAAGATTGGCCTTGTCCCGGACCCGTTCGGGTACGAAGTGTACGCCGAGAGTCAGCCGGGATACGGGGCACTCTACTCCACCACACTGGGCGGGAAGACTGGGGGTCACAGGTTCGGGGGCGCTGACCTGGCGATTTCCGTCATAGACACCAGGCAAAGCTACCTTCAGAAGATCGTTGGGAAAGTCCTGGAGCGCCTGGGGGAAGGCTCGCAGCGGAGGTACCTTCACCGGGGATACGAGGTGGTAGCTCTTTCCAAGAAGACGGCTACTCAGCTCGGGTTCACCGTCGAAGGCGCTTTCGTGCAAATGTCGGGACGGAAGGGCCTCTACGTCAACGTGGATTCGATGTTGGACGTGCTCCAGAAGAAGGCCAAGGAGGAAACCCGCAAACGGAACCCGTCGGAAAGCGAGGATTGGGTAGGCGGGGTCGCCGAAGCGATAGCGGTCTCGGCCCTGAGGTACGAACTGCTCAAGCAGGATCCAGACAAGATGATAGTGTTTGACATGGAGGAGTCCCTGCGCTTCGAGGGTGACACTGGGCCGTACCTGCTCTACACCTACGCGAGGGCTCGAAGAATCCTGGAAAAGACGGCAGGCAAACCTCGGGTCAATCTGGAAAGCGCAGCCAAGCTTTCTCATCCCGTCGAGAAGGCGCTGGTCAAGAAGATCTCCATGCTTGATAAAGCGGTGATGAAGGCGGGAGAGTACCTTTCTCCCAAAGAGGTGGCGCGCTTCGCCCACGACCTCGCGCTCGCTTTCAACGACTTCTACGAAAGCGTCCAAGTAAACAGAGAGCCAGACGAATCGCTGAGGGACGCACGACTTGCCCTGGTCGACGCCACCAGCAGGGTGCTCGCAGAATCCATGGGGCTCATGGGCATCCCATCAAGAGAGCGGATTTGA
- a CDS encoding heavy metal translocating P-type ATPase, translating into MTADKAPGKLSELASLARSYPIPFLALAGLISGAVEILAFGASDTARWVWYGTLIVGGTPVIVKTLSGILKGRFAADIVAMLAIVTAILTDESFAGVIIVLMQTGGEAIDEYGFKRASSSLGELIARAPRLARRKRSDTLDEVKVEEVGVGDILVVRPGDLIPVDGMVKSGTASIDESALTGEPLPRTKNTGDQLLSGSVNVGSAFEMRATRISGESQYSRIVELVKQAQAERPPIQRLADRYAVWFTPITAGIAVFSLLLTRSVDAFLAVLVVATPCPLILATPLAVISGVNRAAKESIIVKSGAAIEQIGKGRVVIFDKTGTLTYGTPVVERVFSISGDQGKILKLAASVEQLSSHPVAVSMAREGRRRFGELLPVEDFHESPGQGVDAKVLGRLVVVGSQKFVEKSIERSFEGRSEEVLREAQRKGGLVSFIAVDAQPAGIIVFSDQLRPGVPFLIQKLRELGVEQTVMLTGDSAMNALTIAKEAGIEKVEANLLPEQKVNEVRRLTEQFHTSIMVGDGINDAPALATATVGVAMGAHGTGISAEAADVVLLVDDVTKVGDGIMIGQRMLHIARESIFFGMGGSFVLMGIASFGYIQPAAGAIMQEVLDVVVILNALRVR; encoded by the coding sequence ATGACCGCTGATAAAGCCCCTGGGAAGTTGTCCGAGCTTGCCAGCTTAGCCAGGTCCTACCCTATCCCCTTCCTTGCTCTCGCCGGTTTGATCTCAGGAGCGGTCGAGATACTTGCCTTTGGGGCATCCGACACCGCAAGATGGGTCTGGTATGGAACTCTCATAGTAGGTGGGACTCCGGTCATCGTGAAGACCCTGAGTGGAATACTCAAGGGAAGGTTCGCAGCGGACATAGTGGCAATGCTCGCGATCGTTACAGCCATTCTCACAGACGAGTCGTTCGCCGGTGTGATCATAGTATTGATGCAAACGGGGGGGGAGGCGATAGACGAATACGGGTTCAAGAGGGCTTCCTCCTCGCTCGGAGAACTGATCGCCCGGGCCCCAAGACTTGCCAGGCGCAAGAGGAGCGACACCCTGGACGAGGTGAAGGTAGAGGAAGTGGGAGTGGGCGACATCCTCGTAGTCCGTCCCGGCGACCTGATTCCCGTCGACGGGATGGTCAAGTCAGGAACGGCATCAATCGACGAGTCCGCACTTACCGGTGAACCTCTTCCTCGAACCAAGAACACTGGGGATCAGCTTCTGAGTGGAAGCGTCAACGTTGGGTCGGCCTTTGAAATGCGTGCGACCAGAATCAGTGGGGAGAGTCAATACTCCCGGATTGTGGAGCTTGTGAAGCAAGCCCAGGCAGAGCGGCCACCCATACAGAGGCTGGCGGACAGGTACGCAGTCTGGTTTACACCAATAACCGCGGGGATAGCAGTTTTCAGCCTTCTTCTGACACGCAGTGTGGATGCCTTCCTCGCTGTCCTCGTAGTGGCTACCCCCTGCCCCCTAATACTAGCAACTCCTCTGGCGGTCATTAGCGGGGTCAATCGTGCAGCAAAGGAAAGCATCATTGTCAAGAGCGGGGCAGCAATCGAACAGATCGGCAAGGGGCGCGTTGTTATCTTCGACAAGACAGGCACCTTGACCTATGGGACGCCCGTTGTCGAACGTGTGTTTTCCATCAGTGGAGATCAGGGGAAAATACTGAAGCTGGCAGCGAGCGTCGAGCAGCTTTCTTCGCACCCGGTGGCGGTCTCTATGGCGCGAGAAGGGAGAAGAAGGTTCGGAGAGCTCCTTCCCGTCGAGGACTTCCATGAAAGCCCGGGGCAAGGCGTCGATGCCAAGGTGCTAGGAAGGTTGGTGGTGGTAGGCTCCCAGAAGTTCGTTGAGAAGTCAATCGAGAGAAGCTTCGAAGGCCGATCGGAGGAGGTACTTCGGGAGGCGCAACGCAAGGGGGGCCTTGTCTCGTTCATTGCCGTAGACGCCCAGCCCGCAGGGATTATCGTTTTCAGCGACCAGCTCAGGCCAGGCGTGCCCTTTCTTATCCAGAAGCTCAGAGAGCTGGGTGTTGAACAGACAGTCATGCTTACCGGAGACAGCGCCATGAACGCACTGACCATCGCGAAGGAAGCGGGAATCGAGAAGGTGGAGGCGAACCTTCTCCCGGAGCAAAAAGTGAACGAAGTAAGGAGGTTGACTGAGCAGTTCCACACATCTATAATGGTCGGGGATGGCATTAACGATGCGCCTGCGTTGGCCACAGCAACGGTCGGGGTGGCAATGGGCGCTCATGGGACGGGCATTTCCGCAGAAGCAGCCGACGTAGTCCTCCTGGTCGACGACGTGACAAAAGTCGGCGACGGAATCATGATCGGGCAAAGAATGCTCCACATCGCACGAGAGAGCATCTTCTTCGGCATGGGGGGGAGCTTTGTGCTTATGGGCATAGCCAGCTTTGGATACATTCAGCCGGCAGCTGGAGCAATCATGCAGGAGGTCCTCGACGTCGTTGTGATTCTGAACGCCTTAAGGGTTCGTTAG
- a CDS encoding ABC transporter permease — MKRIVGSGSLTGFKNKAREENGRWWNTRKWLIQSVVWLLIINGISSIALVQLMHTEATFTLGGFVTVFAGLMGWMVAFGIIILTQSDIVQEKESGTAEWVLSSPLSRVSFILSKLLVNLAWLLAILVLLQGVVFNMVIGALGAGSVPWPLLAQGLALQGLQLVFWLSLVLMLGTFFKTRNPVIGVPLIFLFLQTLIPTIVGPSNSWVSLVLPHTLPEYSAILMNGGQLPSLVPLATTVGASLVFVFLAILRFNREEFKGT; from the coding sequence ATGAAGAGGATTGTGGGCTCCGGATCGCTCACCGGTTTCAAGAACAAAGCAAGGGAGGAGAACGGTCGTTGGTGGAACACTAGGAAGTGGCTCATTCAAAGTGTTGTCTGGCTTCTCATAATTAACGGCATTTCCTCGATCGCGTTGGTACAACTCATGCACACCGAGGCCACCTTCACACTTGGCGGATTCGTTACTGTCTTCGCAGGTCTGATGGGCTGGATGGTGGCCTTCGGCATTATCATCCTGACTCAGAGTGACATCGTTCAGGAAAAGGAGTCAGGCACGGCCGAATGGGTCCTTTCCTCCCCCCTATCCAGGGTGAGCTTCATACTCTCGAAACTGCTGGTGAATCTTGCCTGGCTCCTGGCCATTCTCGTCCTTCTCCAAGGAGTTGTCTTCAACATGGTCATTGGGGCCTTGGGGGCGGGAAGCGTGCCATGGCCCCTCTTGGCTCAAGGCCTCGCCCTACAGGGCTTGCAACTCGTCTTCTGGCTGAGCCTAGTACTCATGCTTGGGACGTTCTTCAAAACCAGAAACCCGGTAATTGGGGTTCCCCTAATCTTCCTGTTCCTCCAGACGCTAATTCCCACCATAGTTGGTCCTTCGAACTCCTGGGTTTCATTGGTTCTGCCACATACGCTGCCAGAGTATTCCGCGATCCTCATGAATGGCGGACAGCTGCCATCCTTGGTTCCTTTAGCCACAACTGTGGGGGCATCGCTTGTCTTTGTCTTTCTTGCAATTCTGAGATTCAACAGAGAGGAGTTCAAGGGCACCTAG
- a CDS encoding ABC transporter ATP-binding protein, whose translation MNALEGLNLRVPQKSIFGLLGPNGAGKTTTIKLLLGLIKPTIGRGTILGQDIQKSSVEVRRRIGYLAQNPSYYTYMTAREILLFKLRFYFGGERRAMEERVQETLVMVELEDKADRPIRGFSGGERQRLGIAQAEVHMPELLILDEPAANLDPMGRHDVLNLMEKLREHSTVIYSTHILNDVQHISDTVAILNKGRLLAQAPIAELLKGSGSTVYNITLKGDYRPAYERIRASRWVTRVDVLHTDSRTTLEVTVTDEGKAEEELPRLAQLDRGLVLTEFGKKRFELEDKFLEIVGESKVGE comes from the coding sequence GTGAATGCCCTCGAAGGGCTCAACCTTAGGGTTCCCCAGAAGTCAATCTTCGGCCTTCTTGGGCCGAATGGTGCAGGAAAGACCACGACGATCAAGCTTCTCCTGGGTCTCATCAAACCGACGATTGGGCGGGGCACCATTCTCGGTCAAGACATACAGAAGAGCAGCGTCGAAGTAAGGAGGCGCATAGGATACCTCGCCCAGAACCCTAGCTACTACACGTACATGACTGCCCGTGAAATTCTGCTGTTCAAGTTACGTTTCTACTTTGGTGGTGAAAGGAGGGCGATGGAGGAACGCGTTCAGGAGACGCTCGTGATGGTGGAGCTTGAAGATAAGGCGGACCGACCGATCAGGGGATTCTCTGGCGGAGAGCGTCAGCGCCTCGGCATTGCCCAGGCAGAAGTTCACATGCCTGAACTCCTCATCCTAGACGAGCCGGCAGCCAATTTGGATCCCATGGGGCGCCACGATGTCCTCAATCTGATGGAGAAACTCCGCGAACATTCCACTGTCATCTACTCCACGCACATCCTCAACGACGTTCAACACATCAGCGACACTGTCGCCATCCTCAACAAAGGAAGGCTCCTCGCTCAGGCGCCGATCGCCGAGCTCCTAAAGGGGTCCGGGTCCACAGTATACAACATCACATTGAAAGGTGATTATCGGCCCGCATACGAGAGGATCAGGGCTTCGCGTTGGGTCACCAGAGTGGACGTGCTACACACTGATTCTCGGACAACGCTTGAGGTCACTGTCACCGACGAAGGGAAGGCAGAAGAGGAATTGCCTAGACTCGCGCAGCTGGACAGGGGCTTGGTACTGACCGAGTTCGGCAAAAAGCGTTTCGAACTTGAGGACAAATTCCTTGAGATAGTGGGGGAATCGAAGGTTGGAGAATGA
- a CDS encoding RraA family protein — translation MDNGKLANIFSKLSTPLIADACVRLHIPLRVAPSGIRPLVPQMQIAGRVLPAHHRGSVDVFLEVMKKAQPGDVLVVDNDSRTDESCVGDLTVLEARAWGLAGLVVRGYHRDTSELLGIGFPVFSYGSLPVGPRRLDQRIPQDLSSAQWDGFTVDGSDAVFADDDGVLFVSWDSIDEVLEAAESIWKVERRQAEAIRAGKKLSEQLDFDAYLAMRNSDQTYTLRKHLQERGGAVEE, via the coding sequence ATGGACAACGGAAAACTCGCGAATATCTTTTCCAAGCTTTCCACTCCCCTCATAGCCGATGCATGCGTTCGCCTACACATCCCCCTGCGTGTCGCCCCTTCTGGCATCCGTCCGCTCGTACCACAAATGCAAATCGCTGGCAGAGTGCTGCCCGCCCATCACCGAGGCAGCGTGGACGTCTTCCTTGAAGTCATGAAGAAAGCCCAACCTGGAGACGTTTTGGTTGTGGATAACGACAGCAGGACCGACGAAAGCTGCGTGGGGGATCTGACAGTCCTGGAGGCGCGGGCGTGGGGCCTGGCCGGGCTGGTGGTCAGGGGCTACCACCGGGACACAAGCGAGCTCCTCGGGATTGGTTTTCCGGTGTTCAGCTATGGGTCACTTCCTGTTGGACCTCGTCGCCTGGACCAGAGGATTCCGCAGGACCTTTCTTCAGCTCAGTGGGATGGTTTCACAGTCGACGGCTCAGACGCTGTCTTCGCAGACGACGATGGGGTTCTCTTCGTCTCCTGGGACAGTATTGACGAGGTCTTGGAAGCTGCCGAGTCCATATGGAAGGTCGAGAGGCGCCAGGCAGAGGCAATCAGGGCTGGGAAGAAACTCTCGGAGCAGCTGGACTTCGATGCCTATCTCGCAATGCGGAACTCTGACCAGACCTACACCCTCCGCAAACATCTGCAGGAGCGGGGGGGTGCGGTGGAAGAATAG
- a CDS encoding phosphoribosylamine--glycine ligase — protein sequence MKFLFVTDESLSADLAWQLKKEGHEVKMFCHDQGEKDVGLGFFEKVDEWEPLKDWADVIIFDDIEFGSKAEQLRNEGKFVVGGSTYADKLELDREFGQSELNLAGVDILPSWNFTSFDEAIGFVKANPDRYVLKPSGKAQNEKELLFIGQESDGKDVLQVLEHYKANWSKKIKEFLIQKYAEGVEIAVGAFFNGKDFTLPLCVNFEHKRLFPQELGPSTGEMGTSMYWTKSSPVFDRTLLKMKEKLAESKYVGYVDINCIANVKGIWPLEFTTRFGYPTISIQMEGVTSDWGTFLQELAQGKDAQLRTKKGYQVGVVVTIPPWPFEDDKAFKKYSEGATILFRRQSLDGIHIGEVKLEEGDWHIAGNSGYALVVTGSGATMADAIDRSYQNVKNVMIPNMFYRIDIGHRWIHDSDMLLSWGYI from the coding sequence ATGAAATTCCTTTTCGTGACGGACGAGAGTCTTTCAGCTGACCTCGCCTGGCAGCTCAAGAAGGAGGGCCACGAGGTCAAGATGTTCTGCCACGACCAGGGAGAGAAGGACGTTGGGCTCGGTTTCTTCGAGAAGGTAGATGAGTGGGAGCCACTGAAAGACTGGGCAGACGTAATAATCTTCGACGACATCGAGTTCGGCTCCAAGGCAGAGCAACTCAGGAACGAGGGCAAGTTCGTGGTTGGGGGCTCGACCTACGCCGACAAGCTGGAGCTTGATCGGGAGTTCGGCCAGTCGGAGTTGAACCTTGCCGGCGTTGACATACTTCCGAGCTGGAACTTCACATCCTTCGACGAGGCCATTGGGTTCGTGAAGGCCAATCCCGACAGGTACGTCCTGAAACCGAGCGGAAAGGCCCAGAATGAAAAGGAGCTGCTCTTCATAGGGCAGGAGTCCGACGGGAAGGACGTCCTCCAGGTCCTGGAGCACTACAAGGCCAATTGGTCGAAGAAGATCAAGGAGTTCCTGATTCAGAAGTATGCTGAAGGAGTGGAAATCGCCGTGGGGGCCTTCTTCAACGGAAAGGATTTCACCCTTCCACTCTGCGTGAACTTCGAACACAAGCGGCTCTTCCCGCAGGAACTCGGGCCGAGTACGGGAGAGATGGGAACTAGCATGTACTGGACGAAGTCCAGTCCAGTCTTCGACCGGACGCTCTTGAAGATGAAGGAAAAGCTCGCCGAAAGCAAATACGTCGGCTACGTTGACATCAACTGCATCGCGAACGTCAAGGGAATCTGGCCCCTGGAGTTCACCACCCGTTTCGGATATCCCACGATAAGCATACAGATGGAGGGGGTCACGAGCGACTGGGGGACCTTCCTGCAGGAGCTGGCCCAAGGGAAGGACGCGCAGCTTAGGACCAAGAAGGGGTACCAGGTTGGTGTGGTGGTAACCATACCGCCGTGGCCATTTGAGGACGACAAGGCGTTCAAGAAGTATTCAGAAGGGGCGACAATCCTGTTCAGGCGCCAATCACTAGACGGGATTCACATCGGCGAGGTCAAGCTCGAAGAAGGGGACTGGCACATCGCCGGGAACTCTGGCTATGCCCTCGTCGTGACCGGCTCGGGCGCAACCATGGCCGACGCAATCGATAGGTCGTATCAGAATGTCAAGAACGTGATGATCCCGAACATGTTCTACCGGATCGATATCGGGCACCGCTGGATACACGACAGCGACATGCTTCTCTCGTGGGGATACATCTAA